A stretch of the Malus domestica chromosome 08, GDT2T_hap1 genome encodes the following:
- the LOC139198290 gene encoding WAT1-related protein At1g25270-like: protein MGQKLMCCSTSIVQGLKPVMMMVVVQASYVGMNISYKLVAEVGMNFTILVAYRNMFSAALMLPLALIFERKRPKLTLGILFQGFISGLLGSTMAQNFYIESLGLTSATYTVAFNNLIPVITFLIALCFRMERLALATHAGRAKVVGTLVCIGGTMIFTFYKGREIVIWSTDINLLRKYSHKNSHFFHRNTRTQLLGSVLALCSTISFALWLIFQTKMTKDYPCQYSSTALMSIMASIQSTAFALCKERDWSQWKLGCDIKLFTALYSGVVTTGLVLTLTACCVRMRGPLFVSIFNPLGLLLVALAATLLLDEKLHLGSILGGALIVCGLYMVLWSKSEELKTMTQQPATATTTTTTT from the exons atgGGGCAGAAACTGATGTGTTGCAGTACTAGTATAGTGCAAGGGTTGAAGccagtgatgatgatggtggtggttcaGGCATCATATGTAGGGATGAATATATCTTACAAACTGGTAGCAGAGGTTGGAATGAATTTcaccatcctcgttgcctaccgTAACATGTTTTCTGCAGCCCTTATGCTTCCTCTTGCCCTTATATTTGAAAG GAAGAGGCCCAAACTTACCTTAGGTATCCTGTTTCAAGGTTTTATCTCCGGATTATTGGG GTCAACAATGGCACAAAACTTTTATATAGAGAGCTTAGGCTTAACATCGGCAACATATACCGTAGCCTTCAATAACCTTATTCCAGTCATCACGTTCCTTATAGCATTATGTTTTAG AATGGAGAGGTTAGCCCTTGCGACACACGCGGGTAGGGCAAAAGTTGTGGGTACATTGGTTTGTATAGGAGGGACAATGATCTTCACCTTCTACAAAGGCCGCGAGATTGTCATTTGGTCGACGGACATAAATCTTTTACGTAAATATTCCCACAAAAACAGCCACTTCTTTCACAGAAACACTCGCACTCAGTTGCTGGGCTCCGTCTTAGCACTCTGCAGTACCATCTCCTTTGCACTGTGGCTGATATTTCag ACAAAAATGACTAAGGATTACCCTTGCCAGTACTCAAGTACGGCCCTGATGTCTATCATGGCATCAATCCAGTCCACTGCTTTTGCCCTTTGCAAGGAGAGGGACTGGAGTCAGTGGAAGTTGGGCTGCGACATCAAACTTTTCACTGCACTGTATTCG GGAGTCGTTACTACTGGATTGGTACTTACTCTGACCGCATGCTGTGTACGCATGCGAGGGCCGTTGTTTGTGTCAATTTTCAACCCACTCGGCCTTTTGCTGGTGGCCTTAGCTGCGACGTTGTTGTTAGACGAAAAGTTACACTTAGGAAG CATATTAGGAGGGGCTTTAATCGTCTGTGGATTATATATGGTTTTGTGGAGTAAAAGCGAGGAGCTGAAGACGATGACACAACAGCCagccaccgccaccaccaccaccaccaccacttga
- the LOC103437500 gene encoding uncharacterized protein, with product MDFTIQVRATRRRRRSNGIPHGIFLMLSLLLLLSFLPNPTNASIHVYDNQTFREVGNANLLSGGSEGIAATLSARSYIRFENITFWRSKDAAEKLSDMEHSTGLIQVIIFETADRNNIGGSAYGGQRAICCTPDLAKMEGCKQGEVIRRPSATDKNWPIVLNVQFSGNYLYTNMDYQEILIPKTGMYNLFFVACDPKLKGLTMSGKTLWKNPDGYLPGRMAPLMKFYVFMALAYVLLGIIWFTQYVRFWKDILQLQHCITAVIALGLFEMILWYFDYVNFNNTGMRPIVVTTLVVTVGAVRKTVSRLLILIVSMGYGVVRPTLGGLTSKVLLLGITFFLATELLNITEYVGTINDVSGRARLFLVLPDAFLDAFLILWIFTSLSKTLEQLQAKRSSVKLDMYRKFSNALAVTVIASVAWIVYEVYFKATDPFNEKWQSAWVITAFWDILAFALLCVICYLWAPSQSSQRYAYSDEVGEESDDEESHSLTRAKLEGDISLVKQDNIESTKDFDEDDTEDKKE from the exons ATGGATTTCACAATCCAGGTTAGAGCAacgaggagaagaagaagaagcaacgGCATTCCCCATGGCATTTTCTTGATGCTGTCTCTGCTCCTCCTGCTATCATTCCTTCCAAACCCCACAAACGCCTCGATCCACGTCTACGACAACCAAACCTTCAGAGAAGTCGGCAACGCCAACCTTCTCTCCGGCGGCAGCGAAGGCATCGCCGCCACTCTCTCCGCCCGTTCTTACATTCG ATTCGAGAATATCACCTTCTGGAGGAGCAAGGATGCTGCTGAGAAGCTTTCAGACATGGAGCATAGTACTGGGTTGATACAAGTTATAATATTTGAGACAGCTGATCGGAATAATATTGGTGGTTCTGCTTATGGCGGACAAAGAGCTATATGTTGCACTCCTGATCTTGCTAAGATGGAAGGTTGTAAGCAAGGTGAAGTCATCAGGAGACCTTCTGCAACAGATAAGAATTGGCCTATTGTTTTAAATGTACAGTTCAGTGGGAACTACCTGTACACAAACATGGATTATCAAGAGATTTTAATCCCAAAAACTGGGATGTATAACTTGTTTTTTGTAGCATGTGATCCAAAACTAAAGGGACTAACTATGAGTGGGAAGACTTTGTGGAAAAATCCTGATGGTTATCTACCTGGTCGAATGGCTCCACTAATGAAGTTTTATGTGTTTATGGCACTTGCTTACGTGTTGCTTGGAATAATTTGGTTCACTCAGTATGTGAGGTTTTGGAAGGATATTCTGCAACTTCAGCACTGCATCACAGCTGTTATTGCTCTTGGGTTGTTTGAGATGATTCTTTGGTACTTTGATTACGTAAATTTTAATAATACAGGGATGAGGCCAATTGTTGTTACAACATTGGTTGTCACAGTTGGAGCTGTGAGAAAAACAGTTTCCCGTCTTCTTATCCTCATTGTTTCGATGGGTTATGGTGTGGTGCGGCCCACTCTCGGGGGCCTTACCTCAAAGGTGCTTCTCCTTGGAATAACATTTTTTCTGGCCACAGAGTTGCTTAATATCACGGAGTATGTGGGGACAATCAACGATGTATCCGGAAGAGCAAGATTGTTTCTAGTTCTTCCTGATGCTTTCTTGGACGCATTTTTGATATTATGGATTTTTACTTCTCTCTCAAAAACACTAGAGCAGCTACAG GCAAAGAGAAGCTCTGTCAAACTGGATATGTATAGGAAGTTCTCAAATGCATTAGCAGTCACAGTCATTGCCTCAGTTGCATGGATAGTGTATGAG GTATACTTTAAAGCAACAGATCCATTCAATGAGAAGTGGCAGAGTGCTTGGGTCATCACTGCTTTCTGGGATATTCTTGCGTTTGCATTGCTGTGTGTGATCTGCTATCTTTGGGCTCCATCTCAGAGTTCTCAACG GTATGCTTACTCAGATGAAGTGGGAGAAGAGTCTGATGACGAAGAATCTCACTCTCTTACAAGGGCCAAGCTAGAGGGTGATATCAGCTTAGTCAAGCAAGACAACATTGAAAGCACCAAAGATTTTGATGAAGATGATACAGAAGACAAGAAGGAATGA